From Leptospira sp. WS58.C1, one genomic window encodes:
- a CDS encoding ATP-binding protein → MDRSDSLSPDFRLLFESVPGLYLVLSPESKIIAVSNAYLKATLTERDKILGRGIFEVFPDNPDDPDATGVSNLRSSLLRVLETKAPDTMAVQKYDIQLPEEEGGGFTVKYWSPLNIPVLDKKGKVHCIIHKVEDVTEFVLLKERGEKQSEMTEALRSRTEEMETEIIRRSQELQSANKSLRETERIKNEFFANVSHELRTPLSLILAPVESILLDKRSGLSPNNIQMLETVHNNSVRLLQMVNSLLDFSKFEAGKMKVELESTNIGDLIQAILKDFEPSALEKNIRIHHEIPSSDLNVLIDRYLFERIVFNLLSNALKFTPKDGNISVIVTYSEDQLFLSVQDSGIGISEADQRIIFKKFQQAEGSTTRRFGGTGLGLAMVKDFSELLGGSVEVSSKLGLGSKFKVTIPAQKVEPDEKGTSSKIFSHSPQYSSLEISNAADYNFSDKPKVLICEDNEDLSNYIYSLLSPLYRVKSAKNGKEGLKLVYFWEPDLVLSDVMMPEMDGLQLCKEIKADPKISKTTVVLLTALTHREAMLKGWEAKADEYLCKPFHPEELMVRMKSLLTIAEDRKKNLEALEQKNFELEFANAELEAFSYSVSHDLRAPLRAIQGYTQMILEDHSSVLDVEGIRFLNVLIESAKRMENLIDNLLEFSKVGKKELKDSTFDLTEVAQTVASQIKDQTDHNAEIIVHPLAKVTTDRDMMSYVFQNLISNAVKYSAKKEKPKVEIGVTDTEKGKTFFVKDNGAGFDMKYYNRLFGVFQRLHRQDEFEGTGVGLAIVQRIVTRYKGSVWAEGKPGEGASFFFTLGEKAGTAVGFHN, encoded by the coding sequence ATGGATCGTTCTGACTCATTAAGCCCTGATTTTCGCCTTCTTTTCGAATCTGTGCCAGGCTTGTATTTGGTACTTTCTCCCGAGTCCAAAATTATAGCAGTAAGCAACGCCTATCTCAAAGCAACTCTGACTGAAAGGGATAAAATTCTAGGCAGGGGAATCTTTGAAGTTTTTCCGGATAATCCGGACGATCCGGATGCAACCGGTGTAAGTAATCTTCGAAGCTCCCTCCTCCGCGTTTTGGAAACGAAAGCTCCGGACACCATGGCAGTCCAAAAATACGATATCCAACTTCCGGAAGAAGAAGGTGGGGGTTTTACCGTTAAATATTGGAGTCCTTTAAATATTCCGGTCTTAGACAAAAAAGGAAAGGTACATTGCATCATCCATAAGGTGGAAGATGTAACCGAGTTTGTTCTCCTAAAAGAAAGAGGAGAAAAACAATCGGAGATGACCGAGGCTCTTCGTTCCCGCACAGAAGAGATGGAAACGGAGATCATCCGACGTTCCCAGGAATTACAATCCGCGAACAAAAGCCTAAGAGAAACCGAAAGGATCAAAAACGAATTTTTTGCGAACGTTTCCCACGAGCTTAGGACCCCTCTCAGTTTGATCCTAGCTCCCGTGGAATCCATCCTTCTAGATAAAAGATCCGGTCTTTCTCCCAATAACATCCAAATGTTAGAAACGGTTCACAACAATTCCGTACGACTTCTTCAAATGGTGAATAGTTTATTAGATTTTTCTAAATTTGAGGCGGGGAAGATGAAGGTGGAATTGGAATCCACGAATATCGGCGACCTGATCCAAGCCATTCTGAAAGATTTCGAGCCGAGCGCTTTGGAGAAGAATATTCGGATCCACCATGAAATACCTTCTTCAGATCTTAATGTTTTGATCGATCGTTATCTTTTCGAAAGGATCGTCTTTAACCTTCTTTCAAACGCGTTAAAATTCACGCCAAAGGACGGGAATATCTCCGTTATCGTAACGTATTCGGAAGATCAACTTTTTCTCTCCGTTCAGGATTCCGGAATTGGGATCTCGGAAGCGGACCAGAGGATCATCTTTAAAAAATTCCAACAAGCCGAAGGTTCTACCACCAGAAGGTTTGGCGGAACAGGACTCGGTCTCGCAATGGTAAAAGATTTTTCGGAACTTTTGGGCGGTTCTGTGGAGGTTTCCAGCAAACTCGGATTAGGGAGCAAATTTAAGGTAACCATTCCTGCCCAAAAAGTAGAACCGGATGAGAAGGGAACTTCTTCCAAAATTTTCTCCCATTCTCCTCAATATTCTAGTTTAGAGATCTCTAATGCAGCAGATTACAACTTTTCCGATAAGCCGAAAGTTTTAATCTGCGAGGACAATGAGGATCTTTCCAATTATATTTATTCCCTTCTCTCTCCGTTATACCGGGTGAAATCCGCTAAGAATGGAAAAGAAGGGCTTAAGTTGGTATACTTCTGGGAACCGGATCTGGTCCTTTCCGACGTGATGATGCCTGAGATGGACGGATTACAACTTTGCAAAGAGATCAAAGCAGATCCTAAAATTTCCAAAACTACCGTAGTATTACTTACCGCATTAACTCACAGAGAAGCCATGTTAAAAGGTTGGGAAGCCAAAGCGGACGAATACTTGTGTAAACCTTTCCATCCGGAAGAATTGATGGTAAGAATGAAGTCACTTCTGACCATCGCAGAGGATAGAAAGAAAAATTTAGAGGCTTTGGAGCAGAAAAATTTCGAATTAGAATTTGCAAATGCGGAATTAGAAGCGTTCTCCTACTCTGTTTCCCACGATTTGAGAGCGCCTTTGAGGGCCATCCAAGGTTATACTCAAATGATCTTAGAAGATCATAGTTCTGTTTTGGACGTTGAAGGGATCCGATTCCTGAATGTGTTAATCGAATCCGCAAAAAGAATGGAAAATCTGATCGATAACTTATTAGAATTCTCTAAAGTAGGGAAAAAGGAACTAAAAGACTCCACCTTCGATCTCACGGAAGTCGCTCAAACCGTTGCAAGCCAGATCAAGGACCAAACGGATCATAACGCGGAAATTATTGTCCATCCCCTTGCTAAAGTGACTACCGATAGGGATATGATGTCTTACGTGTTCCAGAATCTGATCTCGAACGCCGTAAAATATTCGGCTAAAAAAGAAAAACCTAAGGTGGAGATCGGGGTCACAGATACGGAAAAAGGGAAAACATTTTTCGTAAAAGACAACGGCGCCGGTTTCGATATGAAATATTATAACAGACTTTTCGGTGTTTTTCAAAGGTTACATAGACAGGATGAATTTGAAGGTACAGGTGTGGGACTTGCCATCGTACAAAGGATAGTCACCAGATACAAGGGTTCGGTCTGGGCAGAAGGTAAACCGGGAGAAGGCGCCTCCTTCTTCTTTACCTTGGGAGAAAAAGCAGGGACCGCGGTCGGTTTTCATAATTGA
- a CDS encoding histidine kinase N-terminal 7TM domain-containing protein has translation MGTEVQTLSWFKWTPYAILPLFSLFLSILTFRLGFKNRQTSGAPEFILVCLGITLYSFGYFWEIVSTKPASIIFWDNFQFIGPDILIVSLPFLCLRIANLSRFIHPISIVLFSIIPICTELVVWFGQEEWIRPSLRFDNSAPWLALIYEYGPWMQIYVVNFLSVFLLCIIILLYGVWSQRAFHRIRCLVFLIGISLPFGSQIMTAGGFVPFIHPKLDIFPLAAGFALLVWMYGLFYFRILNLIPLARNQVFEYIQDAVFVMNSSGVLLDCNVSALNLLGTARLRQDQKLSEFLPDLDTLVEECHISRKTNTEWRTNHGKYYDVSVRSQKAEGSQFKIVVLRDVTQRAISERKLSERRDILQSILDSTSILFLVLDGDGKLILLNKACLQITGFDLMELEGKVFWETELFADERNSIAKVFEKRFAKKRFPKHTSVLLRTKDGKSRRTLWEHKEVRDRYGLLQYVISTGTDATGLEEAEFRIDTLQRANKEILAQKAIIESQKSDLEEVLQNLKKTQAKLIQASKLADLGQLAAGIAHEINNPIGAIQAAGFNILSYLEKIRTELRSILPLLSSLSDDDWNSYKELISVGVSSKEILIGLERRRVLAEIKTEMKSADILFPEETAEFFVDFGVASSWRNFESILKNPNARELLPFFLNLLGPEQCVDTIKTAVDRSAKIVYALRSFAHFESSHKKRKFSLKENIDTVLTLYQNLFKHGVEVSTNLEGIPEFLGFPDDLMHLWTNLIMNSVQAMSYKGSIGISAYLQENEVIVSIQDKGPGIPAEVQDQVFDAFFTTKPLGEGSGLGLDIAKRIVEKHKGRIWFDSSPGNTIFYVGLPFEV, from the coding sequence ATGGGAACGGAAGTCCAAACTTTATCCTGGTTCAAATGGACTCCTTACGCGATCCTTCCTCTATTTAGTCTTTTTCTTTCCATTCTCACTTTTCGTTTAGGTTTCAAAAATAGACAAACTTCCGGAGCGCCCGAATTCATTCTCGTATGTCTCGGAATCACACTTTATAGCTTCGGATATTTTTGGGAAATTGTCAGCACCAAACCGGCAAGTATCATTTTCTGGGACAATTTTCAATTTATAGGCCCCGACATTCTGATCGTTTCTCTTCCGTTCCTATGTTTGAGAATTGCCAATTTAAGTAGGTTTATTCATCCGATCAGTATCGTTCTTTTTTCAATCATTCCAATCTGCACTGAACTTGTAGTCTGGTTCGGACAAGAAGAATGGATCCGCCCTTCTCTCAGATTCGATAACTCTGCTCCATGGCTGGCCTTGATCTATGAATACGGTCCTTGGATGCAGATATACGTAGTCAATTTCCTTTCCGTATTCCTACTTTGCATTATAATTTTATTATATGGTGTCTGGTCACAAAGAGCATTTCATAGAATAAGATGTTTGGTATTCCTGATCGGCATTTCCCTTCCATTCGGAAGTCAAATAATGACCGCCGGTGGTTTTGTACCGTTTATCCATCCGAAGTTGGATATTTTTCCTTTGGCGGCCGGTTTCGCATTACTTGTCTGGATGTACGGTCTTTTTTATTTTAGGATATTAAATCTGATCCCTTTGGCAAGAAATCAGGTTTTTGAATATATACAAGATGCGGTTTTTGTAATGAATTCCTCCGGGGTCCTTCTGGATTGTAATGTTTCCGCTTTAAACCTTCTCGGAACGGCCAGATTAAGACAAGATCAGAAACTTTCCGAATTCCTTCCGGATTTGGACACTCTTGTGGAAGAATGCCATATTTCCAGAAAAACCAATACGGAATGGAGAACAAACCACGGAAAATACTACGATGTTTCCGTTCGTTCTCAGAAAGCGGAAGGTTCTCAATTTAAAATTGTCGTACTTAGGGATGTGACACAAAGGGCAATTTCGGAAAGAAAACTTTCCGAAAGAAGGGACATTCTACAGAGTATTTTGGACTCAACTAGTATTCTTTTCTTGGTCTTGGACGGCGACGGAAAATTAATTTTATTGAATAAAGCCTGTTTGCAGATCACAGGATTCGACCTAATGGAGTTGGAAGGAAAAGTTTTTTGGGAAACGGAACTATTTGCGGACGAAAGAAATTCGATCGCGAAGGTTTTCGAGAAACGTTTTGCAAAGAAAAGATTCCCAAAACATACAAGCGTACTTCTAAGGACCAAAGACGGAAAATCCAGGAGGACACTTTGGGAGCATAAGGAAGTCAGGGATCGGTACGGTCTTTTGCAATACGTAATTTCCACAGGAACCGATGCTACTGGCCTGGAGGAAGCGGAATTCAGGATCGATACATTACAAAGAGCGAATAAAGAGATCTTGGCTCAAAAAGCGATCATTGAATCCCAAAAATCCGATCTGGAAGAAGTTCTACAAAATCTGAAAAAAACCCAGGCAAAATTGATCCAGGCGTCTAAGTTAGCGGATCTCGGTCAGCTAGCCGCAGGTATAGCGCACGAGATCAATAATCCGATCGGTGCCATCCAAGCGGCAGGTTTTAATATACTTTCCTATCTGGAAAAGATCAGAACGGAATTAAGATCTATCCTTCCTCTTCTCTCCTCTTTATCCGATGATGATTGGAATTCCTATAAAGAACTGATCTCAGTCGGTGTTTCTTCCAAAGAAATACTGATCGGCCTGGAAAGAAGAAGAGTTCTTGCGGAGATCAAAACGGAGATGAAATCCGCAGACATCCTTTTTCCGGAAGAAACTGCGGAATTTTTTGTGGATTTCGGGGTAGCTTCTTCTTGGAGAAATTTCGAGAGTATATTAAAAAATCCGAATGCAAGGGAACTTCTCCCCTTCTTTTTGAATCTTTTGGGACCGGAACAATGTGTGGATACGATCAAGACCGCAGTGGATCGTTCCGCAAAAATTGTATATGCACTTAGAAGTTTCGCACATTTCGAGTCGTCTCATAAGAAGAGAAAATTCTCACTTAAAGAAAATATAGATACCGTACTGACATTATACCAAAATTTGTTTAAACACGGTGTCGAAGTTTCGACTAATCTGGAAGGGATCCCAGAATTTTTGGGTTTTCCGGATGATCTAATGCACCTATGGACAAACTTGATTATGAATTCCGTCCAGGCAATGTCGTATAAAGGTTCGATCGGGATCAGCGCCTATTTACAAGAAAATGAGGTAATCGTTTCCATCCAAGACAAGGGGCCCGGGATTCCGGCGGAAGTGCAAGACCAAGTATTCGATGCATTCTTTACAACTAAACCTTTGGGTGAAGGTTCCGGTTTAGGTTTGGACATTGCAAAACGTATTGTGGAAAAACATAAGGGAAGGATCTGGTTCGATTCTTCTCCCGGGAATACTATATTTTATGTGGGGCTTCCCTTCGAGGTTTGA